From the genome of Cedecea lapagei, one region includes:
- the alsA gene encoding D-allose ABC transporter ATP-binding protein AlsA, which translates to MVTPYIAMAGIGKSFGPVHALKSVDLTIFPGEIHALLGENGAGKSTLMKVLSGIHEPTKGTIKINDVNYDKLDHKLAAQLGIGIIYQELSVIDELTVLENLYIGRHTTKKVCGINIIDWKEMRIRAAMMLLRVGLKVDLDEKVGNLSISHKQMLEIAKTLMLNAKVIIMDEPTSSLTNKEVDYLFLIMNQLRKEGTAIVYISHKLAEIRRICDRYTVMKDGSSVCSGMVSEVSNDDIVRLMVGRELQNRFNAMKESAGNVERDVVFEVKNVTSRDRKKVKGISFSVNRGEILGFSGLVGSGRTELMDCLFGVDKRAAGEILLNGKNISPRSPMDALKKGMGYITESRRDNGFFANFSIAQNMAVSQSLKRGGYKGAMGLFDEAEERKTAEAQRQLLALKCHSVDQNITELSGGNQQKVLISKWLCCNPEVIIFDEPTRGIDVGAKAEIYKVMRQLADDGKVILMVSSELPEIIAVCDRIAVFCEGRLTQILTNRDDISEEEIMAWALPQE; encoded by the coding sequence ATGGTCACGCCATACATTGCAATGGCGGGGATCGGCAAATCCTTTGGTCCGGTTCACGCATTAAAATCGGTTGATTTAACAATATTTCCCGGCGAAATTCACGCGCTGCTTGGGGAAAATGGTGCAGGTAAATCAACCCTGATGAAAGTTCTGTCGGGTATTCATGAGCCGACCAAAGGCACCATTAAAATTAATGATGTTAATTATGACAAGCTCGATCATAAATTAGCGGCCCAGCTCGGCATTGGCATTATTTATCAAGAGCTCAGCGTGATTGATGAATTAACCGTTTTAGAAAATCTTTATATTGGTCGCCATACAACAAAAAAAGTCTGCGGCATTAATATTATTGACTGGAAAGAGATGCGTATTCGCGCCGCGATGATGCTTTTACGTGTCGGCTTAAAAGTGGATCTTGATGAAAAGGTAGGAAATTTATCCATCAGCCACAAGCAAATGTTAGAAATTGCCAAAACATTAATGCTGAACGCCAAAGTCATTATTATGGATGAGCCCACCTCTTCTTTAACCAATAAAGAGGTAGATTATCTTTTTCTCATCATGAATCAGCTGCGCAAAGAGGGGACGGCGATCGTTTATATCTCCCATAAGCTCGCCGAAATCCGCCGTATCTGCGACCGCTACACGGTGATGAAGGACGGCAGCAGCGTCTGCAGCGGCATGGTCAGCGAGGTCTCTAACGATGACATCGTTCGCCTGATGGTCGGCCGCGAGCTGCAAAACCGCTTCAACGCCATGAAAGAGAGCGCCGGGAACGTCGAACGTGACGTGGTGTTTGAGGTGAAAAACGTCACCAGCCGCGACCGCAAAAAGGTGAAAGGCATTTCGTTTAGCGTTAACCGGGGCGAAATCCTGGGCTTCTCGGGGCTGGTTGGCTCCGGGCGTACCGAACTGATGGACTGCCTGTTCGGCGTGGATAAACGCGCTGCCGGTGAAATTCTGCTTAACGGCAAAAATATCTCGCCCCGCTCGCCCATGGACGCGCTGAAAAAAGGCATGGGCTACATCACCGAAAGCCGCCGTGATAACGGCTTCTTCGCCAACTTCTCCATCGCGCAGAATATGGCCGTCAGCCAGAGCCTCAAGCGCGGCGGCTACAAAGGCGCGATGGGGCTGTTTGACGAAGCCGAAGAACGTAAAACCGCCGAAGCCCAGCGTCAGCTGCTGGCGCTGAAGTGCCATAGCGTCGATCAGAACATCACCGAGCTTTCCGGCGGCAACCAGCAGAAGGTGCTGATTTCTAAGTGGCTGTGCTGCAACCCGGAAGTGATCATCTTCGATGAGCCTACCCGCGGCATCGACGTCGGCGCAAAAGCCGAAATTTACAAAGTGATGCGCCAGCTGGCGGATGACGGAAAGGTCATCCTGATGGTGTCGTCCGAGCTTCCCGAAATTATCGCCGTCTGCGACCGCATTGCCGTGTTCTGCGAAGGGCGACTGACGCAAATCCTGACCAATCGCGACGATATCAGCGAAGAGGAGATTATGGCATGGGCATTACCACAAGAATGA